A window of Sphingorhabdus lacus contains these coding sequences:
- a CDS encoding TonB-dependent receptor, with protein MAPAHAQQGSATTSDDDFHTEKEIVVTAPYVERLDILSGTSALSGEDLAAETQGQIGDMLTNIPGVSATSFSPGASRPVLRGFQGNRVAVLTDGIGNIDASNTSADHAVTIDALTTERIEVLRGPAVLLFGGQAVGGAVNVIDKRIPRAVPSEPIHIDALLGYSTVSKEYSGGASVDVPLSDRFVAHVDGSYRKSKDLRIGGFLLSPELRAEALDVAADETALGNVAEAANARDWAEFRGRLPNSGVETWTFGAGGAFIDDGGSLGVSFNIYDTVYGIPERPEFTEPVGGEVSIDLRQYRFDLRGEVELGEGFLDKARIRAGYADYTHKELEGPDVGTTFFSKAIEARFELTQNEQGGWRGASGLQFQTRDFEAIGDEAFLPPTRTNQLGLFTLQEFSIGNLDTEVALRFDHANLEAQPLGITRKFNNLSAAFGIGYNIGDLKIGANISRTGRAPSVEELFSDGPHVATQSFEVGDPTLRSERSWNGELYARYDSTRFDFTTTVYTNRFSNFIYENDTGNIVDDLPEFVYLQRKANVWGVEAEASAQLGHAAGFDVVVDGVADYTRATIKGDGPAPRIPPLRLQGGLELQSGALDLRGEVEWTDSQTRTASFENPTDGFMMVNASVTWRPFGRDKNISLIAAANNIFDVEARRAASFTKDFVALAGRDFKLTARFSF; from the coding sequence ATGGCACCTGCACATGCGCAGCAAGGCTCTGCAACGACCAGCGATGACGATTTTCATACGGAAAAAGAAATTGTTGTAACGGCGCCTTATGTCGAGCGTTTGGATATCCTCTCCGGTACGTCCGCACTGTCGGGCGAGGACCTTGCCGCAGAAACGCAGGGTCAGATTGGCGACATGCTCACCAATATTCCCGGCGTATCCGCAACAAGCTTTTCTCCCGGGGCGTCACGGCCGGTCTTGCGCGGATTTCAAGGAAATCGCGTCGCGGTATTGACGGATGGTATCGGAAATATCGACGCGTCGAATACCTCAGCCGACCACGCGGTTACCATTGATGCACTGACAACAGAACGTATCGAAGTGCTGCGCGGCCCCGCGGTTTTGCTTTTTGGCGGACAAGCTGTCGGCGGCGCGGTCAATGTCATTGATAAGCGCATTCCCCGCGCAGTGCCATCCGAGCCAATTCATATCGACGCGCTTTTGGGTTACTCGACTGTATCCAAGGAATATTCGGGTGGTGCATCCGTTGACGTACCCCTGTCTGATCGTTTTGTAGCGCATGTTGACGGCAGCTATCGCAAATCGAAAGATTTACGCATCGGCGGCTTTCTTTTGTCCCCCGAATTACGCGCCGAAGCATTGGATGTTGCCGCAGATGAAACCGCACTAGGCAATGTCGCCGAAGCGGCAAATGCCCGTGATTGGGCTGAGTTCCGCGGACGTCTTCCCAATAGCGGCGTGGAAACCTGGACGTTCGGTGCCGGGGGAGCCTTCATTGATGACGGCGGCAGTCTCGGCGTGTCCTTTAATATTTACGACACGGTATATGGCATACCGGAGCGTCCCGAATTCACCGAACCGGTAGGCGGCGAAGTCAGCATTGACCTGCGCCAATATCGGTTTGACCTCCGCGGTGAGGTAGAGTTGGGAGAAGGCTTTCTGGATAAAGCCCGGATCCGTGCCGGCTACGCTGATTATACCCATAAGGAACTTGAAGGTCCCGATGTCGGCACAACTTTCTTCAGCAAGGCAATCGAAGCCCGGTTTGAGCTGACCCAAAATGAGCAGGGTGGATGGCGCGGGGCAAGCGGCCTGCAATTCCAGACCCGCGATTTTGAAGCTATCGGCGACGAAGCATTTTTGCCGCCGACGCGTACGAACCAGCTTGGGTTGTTCACATTGCAGGAATTTTCGATCGGCAATCTGGATACGGAAGTTGCACTTCGTTTTGACCACGCCAATCTGGAAGCCCAGCCTCTCGGTATAACGAGGAAATTCAATAATCTGTCTGCCGCTTTTGGCATCGGATATAATATTGGCGACTTGAAAATTGGGGCGAACATTTCACGCACTGGCCGCGCCCCTTCGGTGGAGGAGCTGTTCTCTGACGGTCCCCATGTTGCTACGCAATCATTCGAGGTCGGTGATCCGACCTTGCGGAGCGAACGCAGCTGGAATGGGGAGCTTTATGCCCGCTACGACAGCACCCGTTTTGATTTTACCACGACGGTCTACACCAATCGTTTTAGCAATTTTATCTATGAAAACGACACCGGCAATATCGTCGATGACCTGCCCGAATTTGTCTATCTGCAACGGAAGGCAAATGTGTGGGGCGTAGAGGCAGAAGCAAGTGCTCAGCTGGGTCACGCCGCAGGCTTTGATGTCGTTGTTGATGGCGTTGCCGACTATACCCGTGCGACAATCAAAGGCGATGGCCCTGCCCCGCGCATTCCGCCGCTGCGTCTTCAAGGCGGGCTCGAGTTGCAAAGTGGCGCACTGGATTTGCGTGGCGAGGTCGAATGGACCGACAGCCAGACGCGAACGGCAAGCTTCGAAAATCCGACCGACGGATTTATGATGGTCAACGCCTCCGTCACATGGCGGCCTTTCGGGCGGGACAAGAACATCAGCTTGATCGCAGCCGCAAACAACATTTTTGATGTGGAAGCCCGACGTGCGGCATCCTTCACCAAGGATTTCGTCGCGCTTGCCGGTCGGGATTTCAAACTGACAGCGCGGTTCAGTTTCTGA
- a CDS encoding entericidin A/B family lipoprotein translates to MRKLATAILISASILLSACNTVKGLGEDIESVGEAGDRAI, encoded by the coding sequence ATGCGTAAATTAGCGACGGCAATTTTGATTTCGGCCTCAATTCTACTTTCGGCCTGCAACACGGTGAAAGGCTTGGGCGAAGATATCGAGTCCGTTGGCGAAGCAGGCGACCGCGCGATCTAA
- a CDS encoding entericidin A/B family lipoprotein, whose product MRKLATVILLSASLLAAACNTVKGAGEDIESVGKKGEEIIN is encoded by the coding sequence ATGCGTAAATTGGCTACTGTAATTTTGCTCTCGGCTTCCCTTCTGGCCGCGGCTTGCAACACCGTAAAAGGCGCAGGCGAGGACATTGAGTCCGTCGGCAAAAAGGGCGAAGAGATTATCAACTAA
- the tatC gene encoding twin-arginine translocase subunit TatC, with protein sequence MSEIDDSKMPLLDHLIELRSRLLWSFLALAIAFGISIYFARPIFGFLVQPLLASGQDKLIYTAIFEAFFVEIKVAFFAAAFFSFPVFATQLWRFVAPGLYAKEKRAFLPFLLATPVLFTIGAAMAYYMAIPVALNYLLGFGGNVGGVEQQALPGVDNYLNFVMKFIFGFGISFLLPVLLMLLEKAGIITLAQLKGGRRYAIVGAFAIAAVLTPPDVVSQLLLAIPLCILYELAIIAIWLTHRGKTKTAPEVSETVAE encoded by the coding sequence ATGAGCGAGATTGACGACAGCAAAATGCCATTGCTCGATCATTTGATCGAATTGCGCAGCCGTCTTTTGTGGAGCTTTCTCGCGCTTGCCATCGCGTTCGGCATATCCATATATTTCGCCCGGCCGATCTTCGGATTTCTGGTGCAACCCTTGCTGGCGTCGGGGCAAGACAAGCTGATTTACACCGCAATATTCGAGGCCTTTTTCGTCGAGATCAAGGTGGCCTTTTTTGCCGCCGCTTTCTTCTCGTTTCCGGTATTCGCGACGCAGCTTTGGCGCTTTGTAGCGCCTGGATTATACGCAAAGGAAAAGCGGGCTTTCCTCCCTTTCCTGCTGGCAACGCCCGTTTTGTTCACCATCGGCGCGGCGATGGCCTATTATATGGCGATCCCCGTTGCATTGAACTATTTGCTTGGCTTTGGCGGTAATGTTGGCGGCGTGGAGCAGCAGGCTTTGCCCGGCGTCGATAACTATCTGAACTTTGTGATGAAGTTCATCTTCGGTTTCGGCATTTCGTTCCTGTTGCCGGTGCTGTTGATGCTCTTGGAAAAGGCCGGGATTATCACGCTCGCCCAGCTCAAAGGCGGGCGGCGCTATGCGATTGTCGGCGCGTTCGCAATTGCCGCCGTGCTGACTCCGCCCGATGTGGTGTCCCAGCTTCTGCTCGCGATACCATTGTGCATTTTGTACGAACTGGCGATCATCGCCATATGGCTCACCCACCGGGGAAAAACAAAAACGGCCCCGGAAGTATCCGAGACCGTCGCCGAATAA
- the tatB gene encoding Sec-independent protein translocase protein TatB produces MFDVASSEFLLVVLVALLVIGPKDLPKVLRVVGKWVGKARGVAAQFRSGFDEMVRQSELEELEKKWKAENERIMREHPADPRAEVIGEDNPPAQPELPMGAAPAAEAPTKP; encoded by the coding sequence ATGTTTGACGTCGCCTCGTCCGAATTTCTGCTTGTTGTCCTCGTCGCGCTCCTGGTCATTGGACCCAAGGACCTGCCCAAGGTTTTGCGCGTCGTTGGCAAATGGGTTGGTAAGGCGCGGGGCGTAGCGGCGCAATTCCGGTCCGGTTTTGATGAAATGGTGCGCCAGTCCGAACTTGAGGAACTGGAAAAGAAGTGGAAGGCCGAGAATGAGCGCATCATGCGCGAACATCCGGCAGACCCGCGTGCAGAGGTTATTGGTGAGGATAATCCGCCTGCGCAACCCGAACTCCCGATGGGCGCTGCTCCGGCAGCCGAGGCGCCGACAAAGCCATGA
- a CDS encoding twin-arginine translocase TatA/TatE family subunit has product MGGLSIWHWLIVGILVLLLFGKGRFSDMMGDVAKGIKSFKKGMSEDDEAPKAPPQIGATTVIDAEKQTDKTQG; this is encoded by the coding sequence ATGGGTGGATTGAGCATCTGGCATTGGCTGATTGTCGGCATTTTGGTGCTGCTTTTGTTCGGCAAAGGTCGCTTTTCCGACATGATGGGCGATGTGGCCAAGGGCATTAAGAGCTTTAAAAAAGGCATGAGCGAGGACGACGAAGCGCCGAAAGCTCCGCCGCAAATTGGTGCAACGACCGTCATCGATGCCGAAAAGCAGACCGACAAGACTCAAGGCTAA
- the scpB gene encoding SMC-Scp complex subunit ScpB: MMIEHDPELRAVEATLFAAEQPMTTDQIRAYVGDEVDVSSALSRLAEHYEGRGIELVRRGSSWHFQTAADLAHLLRREREETRKLSRAAVETLAIIAYHEPVSRAEIEAIRGVQISKGTLDVLMEAGWVRPAGRREVPGRPLIYATTPGFLTHFGLTSRKDLPGIDDLKAAGLLDPIDMALGDMQFGEESDGELEIGEDND, translated from the coding sequence ATGATGATCGAACATGATCCCGAACTTCGGGCGGTCGAAGCGACATTATTTGCGGCCGAGCAGCCCATGACGACGGACCAGATCCGCGCCTATGTCGGAGACGAAGTTGACGTGTCCTCAGCCTTGTCGCGGTTGGCCGAGCATTATGAGGGCCGGGGGATTGAGCTGGTCCGGCGAGGCAGTAGTTGGCATTTCCAGACCGCTGCCGATCTTGCCCATTTGCTGCGCCGTGAGCGTGAGGAGACCCGCAAGCTGAGCCGCGCGGCCGTCGAAACATTGGCGATCATCGCTTATCACGAGCCCGTCAGCCGCGCAGAGATTGAAGCAATTCGCGGCGTCCAGATTTCCAAGGGTACGTTGGACGTCCTGATGGAAGCGGGCTGGGTTCGGCCCGCAGGCCGCCGCGAAGTGCCGGGCAGGCCGTTAATATACGCCACCACGCCCGGTTTTCTAACGCATTTCGGATTAACATCCCGAAAAGATTTGCCCGGTATTGACGATTTGAAGGCTGCGGGATTGCTTGACCCGATCGATATGGCGTTAGGCGATATGCAATTCGGCGAAGAAAGCGACGGCGAACTGGAAATTGGCGAAGACAATGACTAG
- a CDS encoding segregation and condensation protein A codes for MSEDNLFDEDLVLREEDDFSADVLTIDIDGWEGPLDLLLTLARNQKVDLRAISILALVEQYLLFIEQARTLKLELAADYLVMAAWLAYLKSALLLPKDPTIDPSPEELALRLQLRLERLNAMRESGARLMARDRIGRDVFLRGAPEGLRVVKARAWDCDYFELITAYGQIKARTQPVLHVVKKRAVMTLEEALERVSAMIGRAVDWTTIESFLPDFTEPAMRKSALASSFVAALELAKRGRIDLQQESTFAPLMVRMKA; via the coding sequence ATGAGCGAAGATAATCTTTTTGATGAGGATTTAGTCCTTCGCGAAGAGGATGATTTTTCGGCTGACGTGTTGACGATCGACATTGACGGTTGGGAAGGGCCGCTCGACCTTTTGTTGACGTTGGCCCGAAACCAGAAGGTCGATTTGCGGGCGATCTCCATTCTCGCACTGGTCGAGCAATATTTGCTGTTCATTGAGCAGGCACGCACGCTGAAACTGGAACTGGCCGCTGACTATCTCGTCATGGCGGCGTGGCTGGCCTATCTCAAATCAGCTCTGCTGCTGCCGAAGGATCCGACCATTGACCCGTCGCCGGAGGAACTGGCGCTTCGTCTGCAGCTTCGGCTGGAACGGCTGAATGCCATGCGCGAAAGCGGTGCCCGGCTGATGGCGCGGGACCGCATCGGGCGCGACGTGTTTCTGCGCGGCGCTCCGGAAGGACTGCGCGTTGTAAAGGCCCGCGCATGGGATTGTGATTATTTCGAACTGATCACGGCCTATGGCCAGATAAAGGCCCGCACACAGCCCGTTTTGCATGTCGTCAAAAAGCGCGCGGTCATGACTTTGGAAGAGGCTCTGGAACGGGTTTCTGCCATGATCGGCCGGGCTGTTGACTGGACGACTATTGAATCCTTCCTGCCTGATTTTACAGAGCCGGCAATGCGAAAATCGGCCTTGGCGTCCAGCTTTGTTGCCGCATTGGAATTGGCGAAGCGCGGCAGGATCGATTTGCAGCAGGAAAGCACATTCGCCCCCCTGATGGTCAGGATGAAAGCATGA
- a CDS encoding glycoside hydrolase family 3 N-terminal domain-containing protein has product MKPVIFGLSSLTLTDDEKRLFRDVEPAGYILFKRNIEDRQQVRALTDSLRALHGHDKVPVLIDQEGGRVARMRPPVWPDFQAGGAFDALYDVAPITAIEAAKSNAEAIALTLAEVGINVDCLPVLDVRVPDTHSAIGDRALGSDPMRVAALGKAILDGLAAGGVIGVVKHMPGQGRSVVDTHHDLPHVHASEEELEQDLEPFRVLNKAPMGMTGHVVYDVWDSEHTATMSPFVIEHIIRGKIGFDGLMMSDDLDMNALTGDVPTRAAQCVAAGLDLALNCWGRFDEMVAIAEKLPEITGAARARLDKAMTGASLDFDADRLAHLLHKRSQLLALADTEAKLTHGATGAA; this is encoded by the coding sequence ATGAAGCCCGTGATTTTTGGCCTTTCCAGCCTGACTCTCACCGACGATGAAAAGCGCCTGTTCCGCGATGTTGAACCGGCGGGGTATATCCTGTTCAAGCGCAATATCGAGGATCGCCAGCAAGTTCGCGCTTTGACCGATAGTCTTCGCGCTCTGCATGGTCACGATAAGGTTCCGGTTCTGATTGACCAGGAAGGTGGACGTGTCGCCCGGATGCGCCCGCCCGTGTGGCCGGACTTTCAGGCTGGTGGTGCGTTCGATGCCCTTTACGACGTCGCGCCGATCACCGCGATTGAAGCCGCCAAAAGCAATGCGGAGGCAATTGCGCTGACACTGGCAGAAGTCGGCATCAACGTTGATTGCCTGCCGGTGCTGGATGTCCGTGTGCCCGATACCCATTCCGCCATTGGCGATCGGGCGCTGGGTAGCGACCCGATGCGCGTTGCGGCTTTAGGAAAGGCGATATTGGACGGCCTTGCAGCGGGCGGCGTTATCGGCGTTGTGAAACATATGCCGGGGCAGGGCAGGTCGGTGGTCGATACCCATCACGACCTCCCGCATGTCCATGCCAGCGAAGAAGAACTTGAGCAGGACCTCGAGCCATTCCGCGTTTTGAACAAGGCGCCGATGGGCATGACGGGGCATGTCGTCTACGATGTCTGGGATTCCGAGCATACAGCGACCATGTCGCCCTTTGTTATTGAGCACATCATTCGCGGAAAGATCGGATTTGACGGTTTGATGATGAGCGATGATCTCGACATGAACGCACTCACAGGTGATGTCCCCACCCGGGCGGCACAATGCGTTGCGGCAGGGTTGGACCTTGCGCTCAACTGCTGGGGACGATTTGACGAAATGGTCGCGATCGCCGAAAAATTGCCCGAGATTACCGGGGCGGCGCGTGCACGGCTCGATAAGGCGATGACCGGAGCTTCTCTGGATTTTGATGCCGACCGTCTCGCACATCTCCTCCACAAACGGAGCCAGTTGCTCGCATTGGCCGATACCGAAGCCAAGCTAACGCATGGTGCAACGGGCGCAGCATGA
- a CDS encoding SPOR domain-containing protein translates to MSDETNDNRNDEALGLEDPDRLPWLETADGYDYEEGASPLKVAGMVLGGLILLAAIVGGIYWAQQKQSGGNTGNGELIAAQEGDYKVKPDVAGGKTFEGEGDSAFAASEGTKTGATIAPAAKPADAKFAPPAPVAAKPAPNAAAPAGAVMVQLGAFGDSAKAEAAWAAFGKRFGFLSGTNRRIAEASVEGGRKVFRLQAVTANAAAAQQLCAKLKAAGENCLIVR, encoded by the coding sequence ATGAGCGATGAGACCAACGACAATCGTAATGATGAAGCACTAGGATTGGAAGATCCCGACCGTTTGCCGTGGTTGGAAACTGCGGACGGTTATGACTATGAAGAAGGTGCTTCACCCCTGAAAGTTGCCGGCATGGTGCTGGGTGGTTTGATATTGTTGGCTGCAATTGTAGGCGGCATTTATTGGGCCCAGCAAAAGCAGAGTGGCGGAAATACCGGAAATGGCGAGCTGATCGCCGCGCAAGAAGGCGACTATAAGGTCAAGCCCGACGTTGCCGGTGGCAAGACATTCGAAGGCGAAGGGGACTCGGCTTTTGCAGCAAGCGAAGGCACGAAAACAGGCGCCACAATCGCTCCGGCTGCTAAGCCTGCCGATGCCAAGTTTGCTCCGCCGGCTCCTGTTGCAGCAAAGCCTGCACCTAATGCCGCAGCGCCCGCCGGTGCTGTGATGGTCCAATTGGGTGCATTTGGCGATTCTGCCAAGGCAGAGGCCGCATGGGCGGCATTTGGCAAACGTTTCGGCTTCCTGTCGGGCACAAACCGCCGCATCGCCGAAGCCAGCGTTGAAGGTGGCCGCAAGGTATTCCGTTTGCAGGCCGTAACAGCCAATGCCGCTGCTGCGCAGCAGCTTTGCGCCAAATTGAAGGCTGCTGGCGAGAACTGCCTGATCGTTCGCTAA
- the argS gene encoding arginine--tRNA ligase — MTLFEKFAAHVDHALDALVAAGTLPADIDRSNVTVEPPREASHGDLSTNAAMVLAKPAGTNPRALAEALSIELGKIDNVTAVEIAGPGFLNLRLNASAWLDELRAIGQSADDYGRSTAGAGKVVNIEYVSANPTGPMHMGHCRGAVVGDALASLLEFSGYKVIREYYINDAGGQVDTLARSAHLRYREALGESIEIPEGLYPGDYLIPVGKRLAELYGDRYVAAPEGEWLVLFRKAAVADMMEMIKTDLALLGIHHDLFSSEAELHEAGKAEAAEAELRARGLIYDGELEKPKGKEIEDWEPVTLPLFRSTQFGDDQDRPIKKSNGSWTYFGADLAYHYQKSQNVDAMVDIWGADHAGTVKRIKAAVNALTGGKVQFDIKLVQMVRLLRGGEPIKMSKRSGSFITLSEMVEEVGKDVVRFTMLTRKSDAQMDFDFAKVVEASKDNPVFYVQYAHARIQSTLRKAEAEGLGLDATQLSLLGDAEIALIREAANFPRIVEAAGKASEPHRIAFYLSDLAAAFHAYWNLGNDQPDKRFILAHNPALTGARLFMAANIGQVIRNGLRLMGVEAANSM; from the coding sequence ATGACCCTTTTTGAAAAATTCGCCGCGCATGTGGACCATGCGCTCGACGCTTTGGTTGCGGCTGGAACATTGCCCGCAGATATTGATCGCAGCAATGTGACTGTAGAACCGCCGCGCGAAGCGTCGCATGGTGATCTGTCGACCAATGCCGCGATGGTGTTGGCCAAACCGGCGGGAACCAACCCACGGGCGCTTGCCGAGGCGTTATCTATCGAACTCGGCAAGATCGACAATGTTACCGCCGTCGAAATTGCTGGCCCGGGTTTTCTGAACTTGCGGCTAAATGCTTCGGCATGGTTGGACGAACTGCGTGCCATCGGCCAATCGGCGGACGACTATGGTCGTTCGACTGCGGGTGCGGGTAAAGTCGTCAACATTGAATATGTCTCGGCCAATCCGACCGGTCCCATGCATATGGGCCATTGCCGCGGTGCAGTGGTCGGTGACGCCTTGGCGTCACTGCTCGAATTTTCGGGTTATAAGGTTATCCGCGAATATTATATCAATGATGCCGGTGGACAGGTTGATACGCTCGCCCGTTCCGCGCATTTGCGTTATCGCGAAGCGCTGGGTGAAAGCATCGAAATCCCGGAGGGTTTGTATCCCGGGGACTATCTGATCCCCGTGGGTAAGCGGCTCGCCGAATTATATGGCGACAGATATGTGGCCGCCCCGGAAGGCGAATGGCTTGTTCTGTTCCGTAAAGCTGCCGTTGCCGACATGATGGAGATGATCAAGACCGACCTGGCTTTGCTCGGTATACATCATGATCTGTTTTCGTCCGAAGCCGAACTGCATGAGGCTGGCAAAGCCGAAGCAGCCGAGGCCGAGTTGCGCGCGCGCGGGTTGATTTATGACGGCGAACTGGAAAAACCCAAGGGCAAGGAGATCGAGGATTGGGAACCCGTAACGCTTCCGCTTTTCCGGTCGACACAGTTCGGCGATGATCAGGATCGGCCCATCAAGAAATCCAATGGCAGTTGGACCTATTTCGGTGCCGACCTCGCCTACCATTATCAAAAGAGCCAGAATGTCGATGCGATGGTCGACATCTGGGGTGCCGACCATGCCGGAACGGTCAAGCGCATCAAGGCTGCAGTCAATGCGCTGACCGGCGGAAAAGTCCAGTTTGACATAAAGCTGGTGCAAATGGTGCGGTTGCTGCGCGGCGGCGAACCTATCAAAATGTCCAAGCGTTCGGGCAGCTTTATTACCCTGTCGGAAATGGTCGAAGAAGTCGGCAAGGATGTGGTCCGGTTCACCATGCTTACGCGCAAATCCGACGCACAAATGGATTTTGATTTTGCCAAGGTGGTCGAGGCATCAAAAGACAATCCCGTATTCTACGTGCAATATGCCCACGCCCGGATCCAATCGACATTGCGCAAGGCAGAGGCAGAGGGTCTAGGGCTGGACGCAACGCAGCTTAGTCTGTTGGGCGATGCGGAAATTGCCCTGATCCGTGAAGCGGCCAACTTCCCCCGGATTGTGGAAGCTGCGGGTAAGGCAAGCGAGCCACATCGTATCGCATTCTACCTCAGCGATCTTGCGGCGGCTTTCCATGCCTATTGGAATTTGGGCAATGACCAGCCGGATAAACGCTTCATATTGGCACATAATCCGGCATTAACGGGCGCAAGGCTTTTCATGGCGGCCAATATCGGGCAAGTTATACGCAATGGGCTTCGTCTGATGGGGGTTGAGGCCGCAAATAGCATGTAG
- the ispH gene encoding 4-hydroxy-3-methylbut-2-enyl diphosphate reductase produces the protein MTEQNPPKRPLKLLLAAPRGFCAGVDRAIKIVELALEQHGAPVYVRHEIVHNRFVVDSLKAKGAVFVDELDQVPDGGHVVFSAHGVPKSVPANAEERGLAYLDATCPLVSKVHRQAERQVEAGRHIIFIGHAGHPEVIGTFGQVPAGSMSLVETVQDVANLVPANEDNLSFLTQTTLSVDDTAEIVEALQRRFPSIVGPKGEDICYATSNRQNAVKAIAGECDLVIVIGAPNSSNSVRLVEVAERAGSKAHLVQRADDISMNWFDGVQTLGLTAGASAPELLVREIIDSLANHFDLDEQQVTTAEESIIFKLPREVAGAVA, from the coding sequence ATGACTGAACAAAATCCCCCCAAGCGCCCGTTGAAGCTCCTCCTTGCCGCTCCACGCGGTTTTTGTGCGGGTGTCGACCGCGCTATCAAAATTGTCGAGCTCGCGCTGGAACAGCATGGCGCACCTGTCTACGTCCGGCATGAAATTGTGCACAATCGATTTGTCGTCGACAGCCTTAAAGCCAAGGGCGCTGTGTTCGTAGACGAACTTGATCAGGTCCCTGATGGTGGACATGTTGTTTTTTCCGCGCATGGCGTGCCGAAATCGGTTCCGGCAAATGCAGAAGAGCGTGGGCTTGCCTATCTGGACGCGACATGCCCGCTGGTGTCCAAAGTCCACCGCCAGGCCGAACGTCAGGTCGAGGCCGGACGCCACATCATCTTTATAGGCCACGCCGGTCATCCTGAGGTGATCGGCACTTTCGGCCAGGTTCCTGCCGGCTCCATGTCGCTCGTCGAAACCGTCCAAGATGTCGCAAATTTGGTGCCCGCCAACGAAGACAATCTCTCTTTTCTGACGCAAACGACATTGTCTGTCGATGATACGGCCGAAATCGTCGAGGCGTTGCAGCGCCGTTTTCCATCGATTGTGGGGCCTAAGGGCGAAGATATCTGCTACGCGACGTCCAACCGGCAAAATGCGGTCAAGGCGATTGCGGGTGAATGCGATCTCGTCATCGTCATTGGCGCGCCGAACAGTTCCAACTCTGTGCGCCTTGTCGAAGTCGCCGAACGGGCGGGATCGAAAGCACATCTTGTTCAACGCGCTGACGATATCAGCATGAACTGGTTTGATGGCGTTCAGACTTTGGGTTTGACCGCAGGTGCATCGGCGCCCGAATTACTGGTCCGCGAAATAATCGACTCTCTCGCCAACCACTTCGATCTCGACGAACAGCAGGTTACGACAGCCGAAGAAAGCATCATCTTCAAACTGCCGCGCGAAGTGGCCGGCGCGGTGGCCTGA
- the thrB gene encoding homoserine kinase produces MAVYTQLGPEQVSTFLAQYDAGELIALKGIAEGVENSNYFVETTKSRFILTLYESRVDPADLPFFYALLKHLHEAGCKVPRFIPDRNGEWLQNLAGRPACLIEFLQGVSVTQPTPAQAKATGVALGQMHSALADFDQKRPNSLGLLSWRPLAEQCTARGLEDINEGLAKRVEAECDFLEERWPKNLPQRAIHADLFPDNVLMLGDRVTGLIDFYFACTDALGYDLAVTHSAWCFTNDGTRFQSDLSANLLRGYDSVHGFDAPTRDALPLFFRGACLRFLLTRCYDWINTPANALVTRKDPLAFLRRLDFYSDDANISELMGQLGNGIEAG; encoded by the coding sequence TTGGCCGTTTACACGCAATTAGGGCCCGAACAGGTTTCGACGTTTCTCGCGCAATATGACGCCGGCGAGCTCATCGCGCTAAAGGGAATTGCCGAGGGCGTCGAGAACAGCAATTATTTCGTCGAAACAACGAAAAGCCGCTTCATTCTGACGCTATATGAAAGCCGCGTAGATCCGGCCGACCTCCCCTTCTTCTATGCTTTACTGAAGCATCTTCACGAAGCGGGCTGCAAGGTGCCGCGCTTCATACCCGACCGAAATGGCGAATGGCTACAGAACCTTGCCGGACGCCCAGCGTGCCTCATAGAATTTTTGCAGGGTGTATCGGTGACCCAGCCAACCCCCGCGCAAGCAAAAGCTACCGGCGTGGCACTTGGACAAATGCATAGCGCGCTTGCCGATTTCGACCAAAAGCGCCCCAATAGCCTCGGACTATTATCATGGCGTCCTTTGGCCGAACAATGCACAGCGCGCGGCCTGGAAGACATAAATGAGGGCTTGGCCAAAAGAGTTGAGGCCGAATGCGATTTTCTGGAGGAACGCTGGCCCAAAAATCTGCCGCAACGCGCAATCCACGCCGATCTTTTCCCCGACAATGTCCTCATGCTGGGGGACCGGGTCACCGGCTTGATCGATTTCTATTTCGCCTGCACCGACGCATTGGGATATGATCTCGCGGTAACCCACAGCGCGTGGTGTTTCACCAATGACGGAACCCGTTTTCAGAGTGATCTGAGTGCCAATCTCCTTCGCGGATATGATTCGGTGCACGGGTTTGATGCCCCAACGCGGGACGCTCTGCCGCTCTTCTTTCGCGGCGCCTGCCTGCGCTTTTTACTAACCCGCTGTTACGATTGGATAAACACTCCTGCGAATGCGCTGGTTACCAGAAAGGACCCGCTCGCATTTTTGCGGAGACTGGATTTTTACAGCGATGATGCCAATATTTCTGAACTGATGGGGCAGTTGGGAAACGGTATTGAAGCAGGTTGA